One genomic region from Pagrus major chromosome 24, Pma_NU_1.0 encodes:
- the LOC141020467 gene encoding uncharacterized protein, whose product MSQTLAAGLRPQRRSLGADVQLLSLSKEEDPPEQQDWSSGPDQAEPPERPHIKEEQEELWTSQDEADIINFTVKSEEDDEEEPQSSQLHQGRTEQMETADGEDCGGPEPDRNFDPESRLQPETDDKTSDSSEPDSYDSCGWEESREPQSGLKSLQNTEAPVGEVDCDTGTTSGSSSECDHRGDQHQHNGVQTGVKEFSCSVCGKKYPRKKSLTTHMRIHSEEKCFSCSVCKKKFQWRAHVVMHMRIHTGEKPFCCYVCGKSFTQSSALTSHERLHTGEKPFTCSVCKASFNVKSTLSQHMRMHTGEKPFTCSFCDKTFAHKGTLTRHLNVHTAEKSFCCSVCGKKFAQKGTLRRHLTVHTGEKRFICSVCDKRFSQLSFLKKHKCVVCPSRVAVPSCQRLRTYCACATHRAATAASSENKRFHVTTCPLTPTGAARRTRCRSRCCESVNMSKVQTLRVFVKQRLTAAAEEIFELFERTIAEYEEELGRHRKLLDAAFKPQVQLHRADVQLLLVSEEKDPPEQPEWSSSLDQEEPAELPHIKEEQQKEISQEEADIIKFTFTPVPVKSEEDDEEEPPSSQLHQRRTEHMETADEEDCGGPEPARTSKPDLQPDARDTTLDLSELENNESEEWKKSSEAQSGLNPLNDHSGRNTGEKSYSCSECGKQFTLNSNLRTHMRIHTGEKPFSCSFCSKRFTQKVTLKQHLALHTGEKRYSCSVCGNRFTWHYQLKNHQCVGRQSSQLHQRQTESRDTQHLKTDGEDCEGAEPARNWNPDSKLQPATHDKTSSEPETNNSCAWEETREPQLSLNPPNSDVPVSDVECNTEKTSVSSECSTSSDHRGGQQKHDGVQTGVKPFSCSVCGKRFSRKKSLMAHVRLHSEGKCFSCSVCKKTFQRRADVVRHMKIHTGERPFSCAVCGTRFARKETLGEHMRIHTGEKPFCCSVCGRGFTTDSNLTRHVRVHTGEKPFTCSVCKASFSDRSNFSKHMRIHTREKLPSCSACGKIFGGRGILRQHSAVHMGENI is encoded by the exons ATGTCGCAGACACTGGCCGCGGGTTTGAGGCCGCAGCGGCGGAGCCTCGGAGCAG ACGTCCAGCTGCTGTCGCTGAGTAAAGAAGAGGATCCTCCTGAGCAGCAGGACTGGAGCTCCGGTCCGGACCAGGCGGAACCACCAGAGCGTccacacattaaagaggaacaggaagaaCTCTGGACCAGTCAGGACGAGGCTGATAtcatcaacttcactgtgaagagtgaagaagatgatgaagaggagcctcagtcctcacagcttcatcagGGACGAACTGAACAGATGGAAAcagctgatggagaggactgtggaggaccagaaccagacaGGAACTTTGATCCAGAGAGTCGTTTACAACCTGAGACGGACGACAAGACGTCAGACTCCTCTGAACCTGATTCTTATGACAGTTGTGGTTGGGAGGAGTCCAGGGAACCTCAGTCAGGGTTAAAGTCtctgcaaaacactgaagcacCTGTCGGTGAAGTGGACTGTGATACAGGAACAACATCAGGTAGCTCCTCTGAATGTGACCACAGGGGAGATCAGCACCAACACAACGGAGTCCAAACGGGAGTGAAAGAATTTAGTTGCTCAGTTTGTGGTAAAAAATACCCTCGGAAGAAATCTTTAACGACTCACATGAGAATTCACtcagaagaaaaatgtttcagctgctcagtgtgTAAGAAGAAGTTCCAGTGGAGAGCACATGTTGTGATGCACATGAGGATCCACACCGGAGAGAAACCCTTCTGTTGTTACGTCTGCGGTAAGAGCTTCACACAGAGCTCGGCCCTGACGTCACACGAAAGACTTCACACCGGAGAAAAACCTTTCACGtgctcagtttgtaaagcaAGTTTCAACGTCAAAAGCACTTTGTCCCAGCACATGAGGATGCACACTGGGGAGAAACCATTCACTTGTTCATTTTGTGATAAAACCTTCGCACACAAGGGAACTCTGACCAGACACTTGAATGTCCACACGGCAGAGAAATCGTTCTGTTGTTCAGTTTGTGGTAAGAAATTTGCTCAGAAGGGAACTCTGAGGCGACACTTGACCGTCCACACGGGGGAGAAGCGATTTATTTGCAGCGTTTGCGATAAAAGATTCAGTCAGCTGTCGtttctgaaaaaacacaagtgtGTTG TTTGTCCGAGTCGCGTTGCCGTACCTAGCTGTCAAAGACTGCGGACGTACTGCGCATGCGCCACTCATCGGGCAGCCACCGCCGCTTCGTCAGAGAACAAACGGTTTCATGTCACAACATGTCCGCTCACACCGACCGGAGCGGCGAGACGGACGCGGTGCCG AAGTCGCTGCTGTGAGTCCGTCAACATGTCTAAAGTCCAAACGCTGAGAGTGTTTGTGAAGCAGCGGCTGACTGCGGCTGCTGAAGAGATATTTGAGCTGTTTGAAAGGACGATAGCAGAGTACGAGGAGGAACTGGGTCGGCACCGGAAACTACTGGACGCTGCCTTCAAGCctcaggtccagttacacagAGCAG ACGTCCAGCTGCTGTTGGTGAGTGAAGAAAAGGATCCTCCTGAGCAGCCGGAGTGgagctccagtctggaccaggagGAACCAGCAGAGCTGCCGcacattaaagaggaacagcaGAAAGAGATCAGCCAGGAGGAGGCTGATATCATCAAGTTCACCTTCACTCCTGTCcctgtgaagagtgaagaagatgatgaagaggaaccTCCGTCCTCACAGCTTCACCAAAGACGAACTGAACACATGGAAACAGCTGATGaagaggactgtggaggaccagaaccagCCAGGACCTCGAAGCCAGATTTACAACCAGACGCTCGTGACACCACTTTAGATTTATCTGAACTTGAGAACAATGAGAGTGAGGAATGGAAAAAGAGCAGTGAAGCTCAGTCGGGTTTAAACCCTCTGAACGATCACAGTGGACGTAACACTGGCGAGAAATCATACAGCTGCTCTGAGTGTGGGAAACAATTCACCCTGAACTCAAATCTGAGAAcgcacatgagaatccacacggGAGAGAAACCATTTAGTTGCTCGTTTTGCAGTAAAAGATTTACACAAAAGGTAACTCTGAAGCAACACCTGGCGCTCCACACGGGGGAGAAACGGTACAGCTGCAGCGTTTGTGGCAACAGATTCACTTGGCATTATCAGCTCAAAAACCATCAATGTGTTGGTCGTCAGTCGTCACAGCTTCatcagagacagactgagagcagAGATACACAGCATCTGAAAActgatggagaggactgtgAGGGAGCAGAACCAGCCAGGAACTGGAATCCAGATAGTAAATTACAACCAGCTACTCATGACAAGACTTCCTCTGAACCTGAGACTAATAACAGTTGTGCCTGGGAGGAGACCCGGGAGCCTCAGTTGAGTTTAAACCCTCCGAACAGTGACGTACCTGTAAGTGATGTTGAATGTAATActgaaaaaacatcagttaGCTCTGAATGTTCAACAAGCTCTGACCACAGGGGAGGTCAGCAGAAACACGACGGAGTCCAAACCGGAGTGAAACCATTTAGTTGCTCAGTTTGTGGTAAAAGATTCTCCCGGAAGAAATCCTTAATGGCTCATGTGAGACTTCACTCAGAAGGCAAATGtttcagctgctcagtttgtaaaaaGACGTTTCAGCGGAGAGCAGATGTGGTGAGGCACATGAAAATCCACACCGGGGAGAGGCCCTTCAGCTGCGCCGTCTGCGGTACTCGATTCGCCCGAAAGGAAACTCTCGGCGAGCACATGAGGATCCACACGGGGGAGAAACCCTTTTGTTGTTCTGTCTGTGGTAGAGGATTTACAACAGACTCAAATTTGACCCGACACGTCAGAGTTCACACCGGAGAAAAACCTTTCACGTGCTCGGTTTGTAAAGCAAGTTTCAGTGACAGAAGCAATTTCTCCAAACACATGAGGATCCACACCAGGGAGAAACTACCGAGTTGTTCAGCTTGCGGTAAAATATTTGGAGGAAGAGGAATTCTACGACAACACTCAGCTGTCCACATGGGAGAAAATATTTAG